GTCAGGTCCGCCGAAAATCCTATCAACAAAGAGTCCGAATATATCGTCATCATCCCTGGCGATGTGCCCCTTATAAGGCCCGAAACACTCAAAAAACTGATAACCGACACGCACGCCAAAGAGGCCATCTGCGGCCTTCTTACAATGGACCTCAAGGACCCGGCAAGCTACGGGAGGATACTTAGGGACAACAGAGGGATGGTCACCGGAATAAAAGAGGCCAAGGACGCTTCACCTCCCGAGCTTATGGTGAGAGAGGTGAACAGCGGCATATACTACGTTAAAAAGGATTGGCTCTTTGAATCGCTCAAGAAGATATCTCCCAAGAACGCGCAAAAAGAGTTCTACCTGACCGACATAATCGAGATAGCTTCCAAAGAAGGAAAGAGGGTCAGCGCCACCTGCATAAAAGAACACGAGGAAGTCCTTGGCGTCAACACACGCATCGAACTTGCGGAAGTCAACAGGCACATGAGATACCGCATCCTCGACAAGATGATGCTCGCGGGGGTCGGGATAGTGGACGAGTTGCATACTTATATAGATGACGGGGTTGAAATAGGGGCCGACACGGTCATTTACCCTCACGCCTTCATATCCGGCAAGACCAAGATAGGCAAGGGCTGCAGAATAGAGAACGGCGCCGTTATAAAGAACATGAAGATAGGCGATAATGTAAAGATAAACGCCTATTCATATATTGAAGAGGGAGAGATCAAGGACAACGCAACGATAGGCCCGTTTGCAAGACTCCGGCCCGGGGTTCTGATCGAAAACGAGGCCAAGGTGGGAAATTTCGTGGAGATCAAGAAGTCTACCCTCAAAAAGGGATCCAAGGCCAACCACTTAAGCTACATAGGCGACGCCGTCATCGGCGAAAGGACTAATGTGGGTTGCGGCATGATAACCTGCAATTACGACGGCAAAGAAAAGCACAAGACGACTATCGGCAACGATGTCTTTATAGGAAGCGATGTCCAGCTCGTAGCACCGGTTGAAATTGGAAACAACTCAACGATAGCCGCGGGCTCCACGATAACCGAGAGCGTTCCCGAAAATTCACTTGCAATAGCAAGGTCTCGTCAGGTAATCAAGGGAGACTGGAAATCGAACAAGTGAACAATAGATAGAAATAGGTGATGTTCACTAATCACTATTTACTGATCACTGTTCACTGTTTTTATGTGCGGAA
The window above is part of the Deltaproteobacteria bacterium CG11_big_fil_rev_8_21_14_0_20_49_13 genome. Proteins encoded here:
- the glmU gene encoding UDP-N-acetylglucosamine diphosphorylase/glucosamine-1-phosphate N-acetyltransferase, yielding MQNTTAVVLAAGKSTRMKSTLPKVLHLVSGRPLVTYPVRSCLDAGAGQVIVVISEEQKGRFTELFGDQDNVSLTVQKEQLGTADAVRSAENPINKESEYIVIIPGDVPLIRPETLKKLITDTHAKEAICGLLTMDLKDPASYGRILRDNRGMVTGIKEAKDASPPELMVREVNSGIYYVKKDWLFESLKKISPKNAQKEFYLTDIIEIASKEGKRVSATCIKEHEEVLGVNTRIELAEVNRHMRYRILDKMMLAGVGIVDELHTYIDDGVEIGADTVIYPHAFISGKTKIGKGCRIENGAVIKNMKIGDNVKINAYSYIEEGEIKDNATIGPFARLRPGVLIENEAKVGNFVEIKKSTLKKGSKANHLSYIGDAVIGERTNVGCGMITCNYDGKEKHKTTIGNDVFIGSDVQLVAPVEIGNNSTIAAGSTITESVPENSLAIARSRQVIKGDWKSNK